A window of the Bufo gargarizans isolate SCDJY-AF-19 chromosome 1, ASM1485885v1, whole genome shotgun sequence genome harbors these coding sequences:
- the SIRT4 gene encoding NAD-dependent protein lipoamidase sirtuin-4, mitochondrial, translating into MWICVMKCSPLHRMRRIGLVRLSSHLHVSEYVPSCPSADPNDVQKLQDFILRSRRLFVMTGAGISTESGIPDYRSEGVGLYARTERRPIQHAEFVRSHAARKRYWARNFVGWPQFSSHKPNPSHLALASWENTGKLHWLVTQNVDALHAKAGQRRMNELHGCTHRVICLGCHTVIKRSEVQEKFIALNPSWNEQAYGVAPDGDVFLTDEQVSYFRVPSCEKCGGILKPQVTFFGDTVNRELVYSLYERLGESDAVLVVGSSLQVYSGYRFALKAQEKNIPVAILNIGATRADHLSAVKVNARCGDVLPKIMAVDQEQQEIGG; encoded by the exons ATGTGGATCTGTGTCATGAAATGCTCCCCTTTACATCGAATGCGACGCATAGGTCTGGTCAGGCTCAGCTCTCACCTCCACGTGTCCGAATATGTCCCATCTTGCCCATCTGCAGATCCAAATGACGTGCAGAAGCTCCAAGACTTTATTCTTCGCTCTCGGCGCCTGTTTGTCATGACAGGAGCTGGCATCTCTACGGAATCAGGAATTCCCGATTACCGCTCAGAGGGTGTAGGGCTGTATGCCAGGACTGAACGGAGGCCTATCCAGCACGCAGAGTTTGTCAGGAGTCACGCTGCGCGCAAACGGTACTGGGCTCGCAACTTTGTAGGGTGGCCACAATTTTCTTCCCATAAGCCCAAtccatcacacctggccctggctAGCTGGGAGAATACTGGGAAATTGCACTGGTTAGTAACACAAAACGTAGATGCTCTACATGCCAAGGCCGGACAGCGTCGTATGAACGAGTTACATGGCTGTACTCATAG GGTGATCTGCCTCGGCTGTCATACAGTAATTAAGAGATCTGAAGTTCAAGAAAAGTTTATTGCTCTAAATCCATCTTGGAACGAGCAAGCATATGGAGTTGCACCGGATGGCGACGTCTTCCTCACAGATGAACAAGTGTCGTACTTCCGTGTGCCTTCTTGTGAGAAATGCGGAGGTATTCTTAAACCACAGGTGACTTTCTTTGGTGACACGGTAAACCGAGAATTGGTGTACTCTCTTTATGAGCGCTTAGGTGAATCGGATGCAGTGCTCGTTGTTGGATCCTCGCTTCAG gtttATTCTGGATATCGGTTTGCACTGAAAGCCCAAGAGAAGAACATTCCTGTTGCTATACTTAACATTGGAGCCACAAGAGCCGATCACCTTTCAGCGGTTAAAGTTAATGCTCGCTGCGGAGATGTCTTACCCAAGATAATGGCAGTGGATCAGGAGCAGCAAGAAATTGGGGGCTGA